The proteins below come from a single Bordetella genomosp. 11 genomic window:
- a CDS encoding ABC transporter ATP-binding protein codes for MTRLATNGISLSYGDFQVLDGVTLSMSLDGLHGMIGPNGAGKSTLFAVLSGFLRPSAGEVSFDGTVLRKADPAARARMGLGRTFQIPREFTHLTVRQNLMVGPRDQPGESLLPLFFAPGRVRRAEADIADRAQHILDFLRLNAVAEKPAGGLSGGQKKLLELGRALMSEPKFILLDEPYAGVNPVLIEEISQRIREINAERGIGFLIIEHNLMALNRLVGDLYVLDGGRLLAHGEPDQVLSEPRVREAYMGAAI; via the coding sequence ATGACGCGCCTGGCGACGAACGGCATTTCGCTGTCCTACGGCGATTTCCAGGTGCTGGACGGCGTGACGCTGTCCATGAGCCTGGACGGGCTGCATGGGATGATCGGCCCCAACGGCGCCGGCAAAAGTACCTTGTTCGCGGTGCTCAGCGGCTTTCTGCGGCCATCCGCCGGCGAGGTCAGCTTCGACGGCACGGTGCTGCGCAAGGCCGATCCCGCCGCGCGCGCCCGCATGGGGCTGGGACGCACCTTCCAGATCCCGCGCGAATTCACGCACCTGACGGTGCGGCAGAACCTGATGGTGGGCCCGCGCGACCAGCCGGGGGAATCGCTGCTGCCGCTGTTCTTCGCCCCCGGGCGTGTGCGCCGCGCCGAAGCCGATATTGCCGACCGCGCGCAGCATATCCTGGACTTCCTCCGGTTGAACGCGGTGGCGGAAAAACCGGCCGGCGGCCTGTCCGGCGGCCAGAAGAAGTTGCTGGAGCTCGGCCGCGCGTTGATGTCGGAGCCGAAGTTCATCCTGCTCGACGAACCCTATGCGGGCGTGAACCCCGTCCTGATCGAAGAGATCTCGCAGCGCATACGCGAAATCAATGCCGAACGCGGCATCGGCTTTCTTATCATCGAGCACAACCTGATGGCGCTGAACCGCCTGGTCGGCGACCTGTACGTCCTGGACGGCGGACGCCTGCTGGCGCACGGCGAACCGGACCAAGTGCTGTCGGAGCCGCGCGTGCGCGAAGCCTATATGGGAGCGGCGATATGA
- a CDS encoding dihydrodipicolinate synthase family protein: protein MKVNWAGVFPAVTTKMKADQSLDHDAIAAGLERLIANGVGGVVMMGMVGENASLAPEEKLTVLRIAKETVKGRVPIVSGLAETTTAAAARYAKEAERIGVDGLMVFPALTYKSDAAETMAFYRGVARASGLPIMIYNNPRGYGVDMTPQLLEQLADEPTLACVKEETYDTTRVTDIYAQLGDRYTVFCGVDDLVLESVALGVKGWVSGMANALPKESVQLLDLAVKGDYENARSLYRKLIKLFHLDTHVKLVQYIKLAENITAGYAETVREPRLPLTGAEREATLAIIHETLAALKAA from the coding sequence ATGAAAGTAAATTGGGCTGGTGTCTTTCCCGCCGTGACCACGAAGATGAAGGCGGATCAATCCCTGGACCATGACGCGATCGCGGCGGGCCTGGAACGGTTGATCGCCAACGGCGTGGGCGGCGTGGTGATGATGGGGATGGTGGGCGAGAACGCATCGCTGGCGCCCGAGGAAAAACTGACGGTCCTGCGCATCGCCAAGGAAACCGTCAAGGGGCGCGTGCCCATTGTGTCGGGACTGGCCGAAACCACGACCGCGGCCGCCGCGCGCTATGCCAAAGAGGCCGAACGCATCGGCGTGGATGGCCTGATGGTTTTCCCCGCGCTGACGTACAAGTCGGATGCGGCCGAAACCATGGCGTTCTACCGCGGCGTCGCGCGCGCCAGCGGCCTGCCCATCATGATCTATAACAATCCGCGCGGCTATGGCGTCGACATGACGCCGCAATTGCTGGAACAACTGGCCGACGAGCCGACGCTGGCCTGCGTCAAGGAAGAGACCTACGACACGACGCGCGTGACCGACATCTACGCGCAGCTGGGCGACCGCTACACGGTGTTCTGCGGCGTGGACGACCTGGTGCTGGAAAGCGTCGCGCTGGGTGTGAAGGGCTGGGTATCGGGTATGGCCAACGCGCTGCCCAAGGAGTCCGTGCAACTCCTCGATCTGGCGGTCAAGGGCGATTACGAGAATGCGCGTTCGCTGTATCGCAAGCTGATCAAGCTGTTCCACCTGGATACGCACGTCAAGCTGGTGCAGTACATCAAGCTGGCGGAAAACATCACCGCCGGGTATGCCGAAACCGTGCGCGAACCGCGCCTGCCCCTGACGGGCGCCGAACGCGAGGCCACGCTGGCGATCATCCATGAAACATTGGCGGCGCTGAAAGCGGCATGA
- a CDS encoding ABC transporter ATP-binding protein, translating to MNPVLRLSDLRGGYGDADVLKGITLHVLPGEIVTIAGTNGAGKSTIIKAVMGLLPRTAGQVVLRERDVAGLSVESRLECGIGYVPQVANVFASLTVQENLLVVQGVKRPRERADAMYQMFPALVRHRRRAAGTLSGGERQQLAFARALMREPDILLLDEPTAALSPARVEEIFAYVRGLPAAGTTVLMVEQRARQSLAVSQRGYIIDQGVVAMEGAAGELLRDTRAADLFLGKHDA from the coding sequence ATGAACCCCGTCCTGCGCTTGTCGGATCTGCGCGGTGGGTACGGCGACGCCGATGTCCTGAAAGGCATAACGTTGCACGTGCTGCCGGGTGAAATCGTGACCATCGCCGGCACCAACGGCGCCGGCAAGTCGACCATCATCAAGGCCGTGATGGGGCTGCTGCCGCGCACCGCCGGCCAGGTCGTGCTGCGCGAGCGCGACGTCGCGGGCCTGAGCGTCGAATCGCGGCTGGAATGCGGCATCGGCTACGTGCCGCAGGTCGCCAACGTATTCGCCTCGCTGACCGTGCAGGAAAACCTGCTGGTGGTGCAGGGGGTGAAACGCCCGCGCGAACGCGCCGACGCGATGTACCAGATGTTTCCCGCGCTGGTGCGCCACCGCCGCCGCGCGGCCGGCACCCTGTCCGGCGGCGAGCGCCAGCAGCTGGCTTTCGCCCGCGCGCTGATGCGCGAGCCGGATATCCTGCTGCTGGACGAGCCCACGGCCGCGCTATCGCCGGCGCGCGTGGAGGAAATCTTCGCCTACGTGCGCGGCCTGCCGGCCGCGGGCACCACCGTGCTGATGGTGGAACAGCGCGCGCGCCAGTCGCTGGCGGTCAGCCAGCGCGGATACATCATCGACCAGGGCGTGGTCGCGATGGAAGGCGCGGCCGGGGAACTCCTGCGCGACACCCGGGCCGCGGATCTGTTCCTGGGCAAACACGATGCGTAG
- a CDS encoding NAD(P)/FAD-dependent oxidoreductase: MTELVVVGAGVIGLACARRAQRLGWRVTLLDRDFEGDRASHGNAGGIAVSESTPIAVSGFSLKAARWLLDPLGPLAIRLRHAPRLLPWLRVFNQVGRPDHFRRISRALAALNERAMGDLLPMLDDVGLSGQLHRRGALTVYESEAAFAADAQEWAWKRELGVRWSAVSMDALRQLEPALAPVFRHAVMLEDWAHVDDPLNIVRALRERIRDDGGKLVTADVTALSLDDPLRPAAVDRDGRRHPGDRLLVAAGAWSGALARSAGDRVLLESERGYNTTLPAATGMLDREVIFAERKFVATPLAIGLRIGGAAEFAGLQAPPNYRRSDALLALARRYLPGMDERDARRWMGHRPATPDSLPVIGPSPASKHLLYAFGHGHLGLTQAATTGAIVGALLAGEDTGVDLRPYSITRFQKANPLC, translated from the coding sequence ATGACGGAGCTTGTGGTGGTCGGCGCGGGGGTGATCGGCCTGGCCTGCGCGCGGCGCGCGCAGCGGCTGGGCTGGCGTGTCACCCTGCTGGACAGGGACTTCGAGGGCGACCGCGCCTCGCATGGCAACGCGGGCGGTATCGCGGTCAGCGAATCGACCCCCATCGCCGTGTCCGGCTTCAGCCTGAAGGCCGCGCGCTGGCTGCTGGATCCCTTGGGACCGCTGGCCATCCGTTTGCGCCATGCGCCGCGCCTCTTGCCCTGGCTGCGGGTCTTCAATCAGGTCGGCCGCCCCGATCATTTTCGCCGCATCTCGCGCGCGCTGGCCGCGCTGAACGAACGCGCGATGGGCGATCTGCTGCCCATGCTCGACGACGTGGGCCTGTCGGGCCAACTGCATCGGCGTGGCGCGCTGACCGTCTACGAATCCGAAGCCGCCTTCGCCGCCGACGCGCAGGAGTGGGCCTGGAAGCGCGAACTGGGTGTGCGCTGGTCCGCCGTGTCCATGGATGCGCTGCGCCAGCTGGAACCCGCGCTGGCGCCAGTGTTTCGCCATGCCGTCATGCTGGAGGACTGGGCCCACGTGGACGACCCGCTGAATATCGTTCGCGCGTTGCGCGAGCGCATCCGCGACGACGGCGGCAAGCTGGTCACGGCCGACGTCACGGCGCTATCCCTCGACGATCCGCTGCGCCCCGCGGCCGTGGACCGCGACGGCCGGCGCCACCCGGGCGATCGCCTGCTGGTGGCCGCGGGCGCGTGGTCCGGCGCGCTGGCGCGTTCGGCCGGCGACCGCGTCCTGCTTGAGAGCGAGCGCGGGTACAACACCACGCTGCCGGCCGCGACCGGGATGCTGGACCGGGAAGTCATCTTCGCGGAACGCAAGTTCGTGGCGACTCCGCTGGCGATCGGCCTGCGCATCGGCGGCGCCGCCGAATTCGCCGGCCTGCAGGCGCCGCCCAATTACCGCCGCAGCGACGCGCTGCTGGCCCTGGCGCGCCGGTATCTGCCGGGAATGGACGAGCGCGATGCGCGGCGCTGGATGGGGCATCGGCCCGCCACGCCGGACTCGCTGCCCGTCATCGGTCCCTCGCCCGCCTCTAAGCACCTGCTGTATGCCTTCGGCCATGGGCATCTGGGACTGACGCAGGCGGCGACCACGGGCGCCATCGTCGGCGCCCTGCTGGCCGGCGAGGACACAGGCGTCGACCTGCGGCCTTACTCGATTACCCGTTTCCAAAAGGCGAACCCGCTATGCTGA
- a CDS encoding metal-dependent hydrolase family protein: MLILKNARVLDAHHKDDDGRYDVVVEGERIREVSPRPVQAGSDDQVIDVAGRTLMPGMIDCHVHVVASMANLGTNARMPAAFATLRAVPILAAMLRRGFTTVRDAGGADYALRRAVEDGLIDGPRLFIAGKALSQTGGHGDFRERIDLSDPDPCPCHRNLGAIARVVDGVDAVRKAVREEMRAGATHIKIMASGGVASPTDPIGNLQYSRDEVAAIVEEAASHQTYVMAHAYTGKAIARAVQLGVRTIEHGNLVDDAAAAAMAEHGAYAVPTLVTYEALHKVGAQYGVPPEAVAKIDDVRLQGLQSLEIFRRNGVRMGLGSDLLGEMHTFQSDELRIRSQVLGNFEVICQATEVGAEIVGQKNKLGVIAPDAFADLLIVDGDPVADISLLCGQGEHLAMVMKAGKPVHLR, translated from the coding sequence ATGCTGATTCTGAAGAACGCCCGCGTACTGGACGCGCACCACAAGGACGACGACGGTCGCTACGATGTCGTGGTGGAGGGGGAGCGCATCCGCGAGGTCTCGCCCCGGCCGGTACAGGCCGGCAGCGACGACCAAGTCATCGATGTCGCCGGCCGCACGCTGATGCCGGGCATGATCGATTGCCACGTCCACGTGGTGGCGTCGATGGCCAACCTGGGCACCAACGCACGCATGCCGGCCGCTTTCGCCACGTTGCGCGCCGTACCCATCCTGGCGGCCATGTTGCGGCGTGGCTTCACCACCGTCCGCGATGCGGGAGGCGCCGATTACGCCTTGCGTCGCGCGGTGGAGGACGGCCTGATCGACGGCCCGCGATTGTTCATCGCCGGCAAGGCGCTCTCGCAGACGGGCGGCCATGGCGACTTCCGCGAGCGCATCGACCTGAGCGATCCGGACCCCTGTCCCTGCCACCGCAACCTGGGCGCCATCGCGCGGGTGGTCGACGGCGTGGACGCCGTGCGCAAGGCGGTACGCGAGGAGATGCGCGCGGGCGCCACGCATATCAAGATCATGGCCTCCGGCGGCGTGGCTTCGCCCACCGATCCCATCGGCAACCTGCAGTACTCGCGCGACGAGGTCGCCGCCATCGTGGAAGAAGCCGCCTCGCACCAGACTTACGTCATGGCGCACGCGTATACGGGCAAGGCGATCGCGCGCGCCGTCCAATTGGGCGTGCGGACCATCGAGCACGGCAACCTGGTCGACGACGCCGCCGCGGCCGCGATGGCCGAACACGGCGCGTATGCGGTGCCCACCCTGGTCACCTACGAGGCTTTGCACAAGGTGGGCGCGCAATATGGCGTGCCGCCGGAAGCCGTGGCCAAGATCGACGACGTGCGCCTGCAGGGCCTGCAATCCCTGGAGATATTCAGGCGCAATGGCGTGCGCATGGGCCTGGGGTCGGACCTGCTGGGCGAAATGCATACCTTCCAGAGCGACGAACTGCGTATCCGGTCGCAGGTATTGGGAAATTTCGAGGTGATCTGCCAGGCGACCGAAGTCGGGGCCGAAATCGTCGGACAGAAGAACAAGCTGGGCGTCATTGCGCCGGACGCGTTCGCCGACCTGCTGATCGTCGATGGCGACCCGGTTGCCGATATTTCCCTGCTGTGCGGCCAGGGCGAGCACCTGGCCATGGTGATGAAGGCGGGCAAACCCGTGCACCTGCGCTAA